A stretch of the Bacillus sp. FJAT-18017 genome encodes the following:
- a CDS encoding 8-oxo-dGTP diphosphatase: MSNIINYKMWTVCMIQDGDKVLLLNRQHDNFKGFIPPGGKVEFPESIVESAIREVKEETGLEVRNLRFKGIYEYVNPVANDRYMIFNYITKDFNGDLLEETPEGKAVWVNIEDVDKLPMQISIRRRFPFFFKEGIFEIQVEWNHEENKEGKVTIRNT, encoded by the coding sequence ATGAGCAATATCATCAACTATAAAATGTGGACTGTTTGTATGATTCAAGATGGCGATAAAGTCTTGCTTCTGAATAGGCAACATGATAATTTCAAAGGATTTATTCCTCCAGGTGGCAAAGTTGAATTCCCTGAAAGTATAGTGGAAAGTGCAATTAGAGAGGTAAAGGAAGAAACTGGGTTAGAAGTTAGAAACCTTAGATTTAAAGGAATTTATGAATATGTTAACCCAGTTGCAAATGATAGATATATGATTTTCAATTACATTACAAAGGATTTCAATGGGGATCTCCTTGAAGAAACACCTGAAGGAAAAGCGGTTTGGGTTAATATTGAAGATGTAGATAAGTTACCTATGCAAATATCAATTCGTAGAAGGTTTCCATTTTTCTTTAAAGAGGGGATATTTGAAATTCAAGTAGAATGGAATCATGAAGAGAATAAAGAGGGTAAAGTTACAATAAGAAATACATAA
- a CDS encoding GntR family transcriptional regulator, translating into MNVTFNNRDPVYLQVVRYFKEQIANGALEAGQDIPSRRELAAMLKINPNTAQKAYKEMEDQNLIHTERNFPSRVTTDTNVLNSVREELLTEAVDSFLTSVKHINVPLDELLNLIKDKYQSN; encoded by the coding sequence ATGAATGTGACCTTTAATAATCGTGACCCGGTTTATTTGCAGGTTGTCCGATATTTTAAAGAACAAATAGCCAATGGGGCACTGGAAGCCGGCCAGGATATTCCATCAAGAAGGGAACTGGCTGCCATGCTAAAAATAAACCCAAATACAGCTCAAAAGGCTTATAAGGAAATGGAGGACCAGAATTTGATCCATACTGAACGAAATTTTCCAAGCAGGGTTACAACCGATACGAATGTATTAAATTCGGTAAGGGAGGAGCTCCTGACAGAAGCGGTTGACTCGTTCTTAACTTCTGTGAAGCACATTAACGTGCCATTGGATGAACTATTGAACCTGATAAAGGATAAATATCAGTCAAATTAA
- a CDS encoding dihydrofolate reductase family protein, producing the protein MSKNRKVVVFIAQTLDGYIATKDDSLEWLFKVEGEGDNGYSEFYETVDTIVMGKRTFDWIMEQEKGNFPYPNKECFVFTRSQLENTSHVTFLNEDIPAFIHSLKQKVGRDIWIVGGGDLLQTFFKEKLVDEMIVTIAPTILGEGIPLFKEGNYQLDLHLKSVRTFNQFAELHYDVKKA; encoded by the coding sequence ATGAGCAAAAATAGAAAAGTAGTGGTATTTATCGCGCAAACCCTGGATGGTTATATCGCCACAAAGGACGATTCATTGGAATGGCTTTTTAAGGTGGAAGGCGAAGGTGATAATGGCTATTCGGAGTTTTATGAAACAGTCGATACCATCGTAATGGGGAAAAGGACATTTGATTGGATCATGGAACAGGAGAAAGGTAACTTCCCTTATCCCAATAAAGAATGTTTTGTATTTACGAGGTCACAGTTGGAAAACACAAGCCATGTCACTTTCTTGAATGAGGACATCCCAGCATTTATTCATTCTTTAAAACAAAAGGTAGGCAGGGATATCTGGATTGTTGGCGGCGGAGATTTACTACAAACATTTTTCAAGGAAAAACTTGTGGATGAAATGATTGTGACCATTGCCCCAACTATTCTTGGAGAAGGGATTCCGCTATTCAAGGAAGGTAATTATCAGCTGGATCTTCATTTAAAATCGGTAAGGACCTTTAATCAATTTGCCGAATTACATTATGACGTCAAAAAGGCTTAG